The Rhipicephalus sanguineus isolate Rsan-2018 chromosome 4, BIME_Rsan_1.4, whole genome shotgun sequence DNA window gccccgtccaccgacgagagtgagaaccggcctctgtttaaaaagagggcgcctgagaaaacagcagctTCGCGTttcgcttgtagcctttacgcggcgcgaacgactgcaatatttggctgagcagttcatagccgcgtcagctttccgcaggatgtgttttttcaacaagccgaaggtgtgcttcatgacccctttaaggctagccgtaatgtgttcggcctaccagaaaacggatatgtaccacggcctatcagaaaactatcaccatcataaacgggtattgccacagaaattaggtaaatcccactactcaccactggtctaccgAAAACGAAGAAAActgtcgtcatcaaacgggtatgtgcaactgTGTGGCCTCTCAGAAAGcaatcatcgtcataaacggcaGAGAAATtcggtaaatctcactactcaccactggtcaactaaagatgaaaagcaacatttagcccaacaaatggctgagaagcgacggcggcgagccgaagaccccgagtacgtacaacgagagaatactagggaacgggaaaggcaacggcggctgcgagaaggtcccgaagcgatggaaggcttacGTCAACgaagacgtgcccgtagatccatgagaggtgcgaacgcttggtttcagcgcgaggttctgtctcgcgagtttggacatccgtgtcgtgtgtgtgactgtctggtttaactcgaacctctctatgctgaggatcaacgtagaaacaacccagcatcacctagctaaagccttgcaacgacgcaacctagaaacaacctgcatcacctacataaggcctagaaacaagctAGAAGCAATCGGATaagtccagtttcgctgtttcgagctttgcgcggcttagtacaagcttcgccaattttgttctttttcgtttttaCTACTAATCGCAGCAAGATGCTATACTAAGCTGCCTCAATTTCGCATGCTttcgtgttctcgccattcccgcgTCGTGCCGATGCCAGCCCCGACAAAGCTTGGCGCCTTTTTGATGCATCGTCCCTTAGAGCAATTCCAGCTGTGCGACGTGGTGTATACATGATCCAGTCATGATTCATGATCCAGTCATGATACATGATCCGAGCCAGCCTCTTCAAACGTGCGCGCACTCAGGGGTCCATCCGACAGAAACGAAAGCCGAAACGACACAGCACCGATCGCGTTCACGAGCTGGCCCTGGCACGTGATGCGCACGTCATCTTGCGTGCTCATGACGTGTTGATGTGTCTGCGACATGTGATCCTACGGCTCCGATGCTGAAGAGGGCAGGAAGGGACTTGGCTTGCTACACGGCCGGggctagtggcaagggtttcaaaagatcgcctcctcgcatctcggctcataatgaaccaatttgaaacattcttCTTATAAAGcgctcttcattgggcacgcaacaactccCAGTGTCTAACTACAATTTGTTACGTGACCTCGTGAGCGGCTTTTCAGAGGTAAATtatgaagaaaacaaaagccgcgtgcgcatcacattttcatttattttgatctaaaccctcctttcccctgacgacaatccacggtttcgcattcgttctccaccttgCCGCGGCTGCACAGGGGGACCTCCCTGCCCACCGCCACACCCAGGTCTTCAAGGCTCTTCTTGGCTTCCTTGGAGACACTGGACTGGACAAGCGGCTGTACAAGCCAAGCGCCGCGTCCTCGGCAATTGACgcccctctctttttcttcttctttctgattcccatcttcatttccctctccccattccactgcagacgctgagacgggcttccattcaggttcactgctgctagcggtagTTTTTCCTGAAGTTGCTTGAACTAGAAGGCTAGGTTGAGCCCcatagagttttaaaaggtcgatattgcccggtaacatgaataagggtttcaaactgcactcgaaaacGAAATTTGAGGCTACATAGTGCTAATATaggcgccgtttttgaaaataggcatttataggcacgtATTGGCATTTAGGCAAgaaccccaaaaataggcatttataggcactataaaaacactataaaagcccttcttaacctctaatacatgctcatatatcaaagtggcacgataggaactCAAGGAACAAAatgggcatttgcctaaaatccagtctCTACTGATCAATTATGGCAGCTGTCATGGTTAGGCCTTTAAGGCAGCCACTCGACGAGGGCGCTTTACGATGGCTTCGCTTGGCCAACAGACGCGTGCATGTCTGTTATGCGGTTGACAGCGTGCTTTTCACTGTGCAAGAAGAGCGCTTCCGTCGCTCCGTCGCTCGGAATTACAAACGTgctgcccaggggcgtagccagaaatttttttcggggggggggggggttcaaccatactttatgtatgttcgtgcgtgcgtatgtatgtgtgcgtgtatatatacgcaagcaaaattgaaaaatttcgggggggggggtttgcacccccccgaccccccccccctccctggctacgcccctggtgccgtTCGACGCCGTCGTTACCCGGATTTAGCTCCTTCCTACCGCTGCtaccagttgttgcgacgttagggCTGTGTCTTTACCCGGACTCCATTCGGTACAGAGTCTTGTGGTTGAGCAAATGATGCTCGaaagttgggaaaacgaaaatAAGCTGGTTTACTGGCACTCCTCGTACGCTTATTTACACAGTGAAAAGGTAAGAGctcagcgacgagcgaactggatgagcctttaaaggagcactgacatcaaattttaaagttgagatgtgccattcattcgattgctcggtatgcataggttttcttggccaaatttgaatggcgtccgtcgcgtggaagtaattttatttcgagggcaaacagcgtacaaaagctcaacgaAAGactgatcacgctgcgacatcgacactatagtgctacgtgtaaggtgtgatacattccgcaaataccatcctgagtgacgatacgctagtaacagtgacgtcgccgatctaagtgtatttattgtggcgccgacgccaggcgacgctctcactcccagccagtggctctccttgctgtcccgatccgtgcttgcgattcatcgtgccacatcgactaatttgtcgtgtgctccacagcgcgagtgcgaccaatcggagcgactacgtgccagcatgtcgaggaaccgctgcgtagtgcggacctgctcgtcgaggcgcggaaaaagcggaaagtgcgtggcgtttcattacacgtacggtacacgccaacacgaccacaagctatcaaagcgGAGTAGCCTATAGATGAATagcatcgctaacaagtaacgcatgtagcgttaatagtgaatgttacttcgtccgtggacttccttgcgctagcgtaataccgggttagaGTGGCTAGGAGGtaaccgggttactgcagccgtaaccgtgacaGGCCGGATAGGTAGGGCcgtctggcggcgcaaagaacctggcaagcacagaattgtttttgtagaaacctatcgtattctatttctccgctggtgtgcattcgctatgccgatattccatagaccacTTTGcatataccggaatgccgtgcacgctaaaattctctgatatagctaattgagacacaccagcgagtgtggctcaagcgtgcgtccccgggcaactcctcgttgctgcttggaacggcgtccatttctgaatcgctgttttgcaaagggtcgaagcgaaaatgattcgcgacgtcgtgtatcgcggtgattctaagttccagaatgtcgtcttcaacacaagtcgatacttttgacggcgacgctggtgacaaggcatgactgaatgtgcgcgcctagcagacgaaatgttagctgagcagctgatcctcacgtcactcctttctgtggacaagggACAAActgttgaccgcgagggagcgctgccagcgctaaaaaatggcgggcttgcaggccgttttgaatcgtgctagataccggtgatataaatcaatgaaacagatagttattcgtccctcagttgcactttcggtcgcgaatcgctactagggggtagataactactcgtggatgcaaaaatcttgacatgcgtaaatttgatgtcagtgctccctTTAACCCAAGGGTCAGAGCGTCTTCTCTCTCTCAGCACGGTCGCTATAACCCCAtgggctggctcctccttcttgattgtaACCAATCAgacacacgacaccacccactAACACACTGTCGCCGGGAGGTCGCTGCACTCGTTGATGAAGCAAAGTTCCCGCGGTCAGGCCGGGAGATCGGGCGAGTTCTTCCGCCTCTCCCCAGAAGCGCTGGAAAGGGTTTGCGGTGACTTGTTCTTGTCAAAACATCCGAGACAGGTCGGCACCGTAGCACTTTAAATAAGCCACAGTGGCCCATTGTAAAGGCGGCGCCCGCTTTGACGTCGCGACGCTGTCCTTCGGAGCTCGCGATATTCTCTTCCCTTTGTGGGGCGCTTCGCGCCGCGGAAAGCCTGTTTCTGGGAAGGGTCGAGGTGTCGCCAGTAGTGTGAGAACGtatcgcccgtccattctcatagACAACGCGTCGCCAACGGTGGTCAGCACTAACAGCGCCTCCAGAAAGTTATTGCATCTCAAAGTGTGCAAACGACAATGCCGACCATGTATGCACCGAAATTTAGGAAATGGTTTGTTGCCCGCGGCCGGGCTAGAGTAAGAAAAGCGCGCGTCGAGCCCGGTAGTAATTGAGTATTGCGCACTTCCTGCTTGGCCGTGCCTTTCATCGTAATAAAACAGACCTCTTCAGTAAAGCTGAATCATATACGTTCCTTCCCAATACAATATTGTCTAGCGCTTTCATTACTGTATGGTGCACGTTTGCACGCGGACTTGAACCGCTGGCGTTATATTGGCAGATGAAGTAATGTGATTTGCAGAAGCGCTTAACAAGGATTCCAGGTGTTTGTTTCTACAGTGCTGCACCCATCAAGGCTTGCGGTAGCTTTCGATTAAAGCTATAGATAACTTATCGTTCCCAACCGTATTAGGGTTATGTTGCTCATCCGCAGCATAACCCTGAGGATGTGCagggctacgcatgttttttggCGGCGACCGAGGACGTGTTGACTTCGCCCCTTTCCAGGCCTTTGCGAGAAGCACGGCGTCGTTGCTTCGTTTTCACGCCTGCATACTTTAGGACTAACGGATAACCCCCCTATGTCCCCGATGGATTCAGTGTTTGCCTTACGCAACTGGGGTCTGGTCCTCTTCTTCGGAGTCGGATGCGGACATGCAAAAATGGGTTAGTGTAGACGTATTCGGCCTCGCAGGCGACCATTTGCGTTGAAGGAAATCGTTTGCTGTTATTGGCCACCGTGCTGTGCTTATTTCTAACGATGACTTGATTTCAGACTTCCTAAACTGATCGAGTCAGCTTTCGCTTTCGTTTTACATTGGAGGCACACCCTTGAAAGTATAACGTGTATTTGGCAGCCGGATGCGTCGAAAAAATTTCAGCAGGAGAACGTGCCTGGTGTGTCCCACCCACACCGCAGCACCAACGCCGTTTCATTCGCTCCCAGCTTCGCTTCAGTGGACGCGCTCTTCACCAAAGCTGGAACGCACGCGACCTTATGGCGCTGGCTTCTATTGATTACAGGCGGGCATTTTGAAATGCAACAAAAGTGGTCATATTTAACGACGCTAGCTTTAATTATACGATACGTTGGAGCACTTACCATCCAATTTCGCAATCATCAGACACAAAGCTactagacgaaaaaaaaattcatgccaGTGCTCTTTTAGGCGTGGGTTACGCGCCACGCGAGGAGACCTTGCACGCAAACGAAGGCGTTGCGCAGCGTGGGAAGCGACGGTGCATATTCGTTACGGACTCAAGTGATCGGCACGTAGCGTCTGAAAGAGCGGGCATACTGGTTTCGCTGGATATAGTACATGAATATAGCAGAAATCAGAAGCACACTTCCCGATGAAGAGTGGACAATGTAAACGGCCTTTTTAGATctttattacagcagagctgttatggtggAGGTCGGCTGTGTGTAGTAGATAAAAAACTGTCGTCATCACAAACCGGCTCGTGCTCAATTATTTGGTACGGAGAAGCTGCAACGTGCGTCCCGTATGCGCCGCCTgtgttaatttttagtggacaaaTGTGCTGTGTCAagtgcccgatttctgtggcacataggcgcTATAAGCGCTCTCTTATAATCGAGGGAGAAAAAGACGGAGGACTAAATAAAAAAGGAGTGGGAAAGATACAGGCCTCTATGGTTGCAGCTAAACtggcccaccagctctgctgtgacccagccttgcgcgacttagtgcaagctgtgctacCGATAACTTGCGCTccatcgtgcaaaactcctcagctgGGTATGTGCCACTGGAATTGGGCAAGCAGCCCTACCGCGTACAGCCGGtgtaggtggtggtggtgaaaagcattcaCTATCACACAGAGAtgtgggacctctttagaggttcctacagactaggtggagtctctattccgggaccccattagttgaagccgccgccctggctctctctaccaaggcctgttgggcccgaaggcctgagcagccgagcagggttgcctcccagtcctctcgtgtAAGGTTCGGGTGAGGACATATAGTTTcgtacaataacctagagaggaaaccggcgctgctatcgttcaaccaccatgggaataatGGCAAGTACAGGCTTCGAATTGGATTTCGTtggctagcgaactgtctacggatgtttttctacagtttcagtttcgtcctTTGCGCGGCGTGCGCAGtagggtgcgttgcaaagcactcaagcagccgctttgttgttcaaagaggctgaagaccgctaggtttcttggtttgctgccacgttgcagctttacaggttgtatttgacagttttaacaaagcgtcgtgcactcaccgctgttCATAGATGTAGCgccccatgccagtgcaggaaattgcatagagttcacggtttgtgataagcgctacttgtcaaaactcttttaaatcaactgcaaaacgacggcgaagctaagtagaggCACCATCACGCTCCCCTGACTTCAATTCACAACAAAACAAGAGATGCGTTGGGGACaaaccacttggacagacgcacctggcatcgcagcagatgatacgttaagtgtgtCTCACTGACTACGGTaatgttatttccataaataggtAATGCATATTTTcaagggaaagacaagcgcgtttgttttaggTGTTGtcaagaaaataattcattatactGTCACGCCACATCTGGGACACAAttgcagagtaatgcataccctggtggttgaatttgttcagGTTTCAGTTTCATCTCaaggtcacgcaaactttttacaataagctttacgtacaaaagaatgaagcaagttttagttgaaaataacttcatatcgctttgttttacactcggcaaacaagcatcgcgaatctcaagaacctaatccattcGAAGCGAATCTGAAGCCTGTACttctcatcattcccatggtggttgaatcgccgctgaaggagcccgcgtagacactagctaCAGATTCCCCTTTAAGTATTGTTGTAAGAAACTTTATgggtgaggagtaagggctgCGTTGTTTttacaggcccacaccatgtggtaggtgtccgccacaggatgcgagcgttaaacgaaaactctgctcggcgaagtggagcacgggAAACAcgtgcgagaaagagagagagagaaccccccccccccatatccacgaagtgaatgatgttagaggagcttccTCGGAGATAATcgagtaaaccgtgaatgctccctacaattcctctactgtcacataaagacgtgacacggcctttcttcttcgttcatgttattagtatcgccccgccacggtggtctagtggctatggcgctcggctgctgacccgaaggtcgcgggatcgaatcccggccgcggcggctgcattttcgatggaggcgaaaatgtttgaggcccgtgtacttagatttaggtgcacgttgaagaaccccaggtggtcgaaatttccggagccctccactacggcgtctctcataatcatatggtggttttgggacgttaaaccccaggtattattattattattattattattatcatgttattagtatcgaagcgcactgactaaCGACTGTCGAAAGatagaggaagcgcgcagttgtggccctctagcggtctcctatcaaagtagagcacgcgccggagtggaacgagcgccgcatgctacagtttgctatgctatatgtggttttgcctgcgttaatatcatcatcaaggcgctcgaagaacaagaggaagaagacctctttcgcgagagcgtgcgctgagatggttatactttacctgtgttacgccaagctagcgggagctgggaactagcggctactacggcgatggacaagccccgagcataaggtgcaagctcctaaaaaattcaccgacgattatgatACTACCTAATGGGAATTCTGAGCGCAGTTtcctgttggggcaaggccaactacGTTTGAAATTTTGGCTTtctgcaaggtatccactacgccttaTATCAtaattttatatgcgaagcagcttttgcgctgggctgtgcccgtagtttcattggcgaccgtcccaccttgCATAGCTATGTGAagcgcgcttgcgccaaggagaagtcttcttcaacttgttcttcgaccgccttgatgatacgtgcagagcactttaggggcccgggctgccgtatgatgtcctagcttggcgtaatgcagacaaaaccatgtgtgctggcacgcactagcgcgttcgggcctgtctaaggggctgggtaagacgctgtgacctctcccccttacactctctcagcaatcacgtgatggcgtcggggaacgagattctgcagacgcgcgatgaacctgcgtggcgtgctccaacaagatttcgggacgagtgacagcaacagcaactacagtgaattcatggtgtgctccacttgcaaggacgcgttaacatcgggcaaggtgcccgtgatgaacagaactttaagtcgactcatgcgcTACTTCGCATCCccatatggttccctttagtgggagatggtatggtatggtatggaaaaactttatttaggtccgtcggggcgtgaactagcacgtagcgggccgctcccacgtcgggacagatagggagatggtgtaattttttttcaagtaggacagcacccactacgtcattgtctttctgcgaataagcgaggtattcactacacatctgtaaggcattatgtgtgcactttgttgatggtgcatgtggctgatgacgataaagaattatggctgagcactttacagtgggtgggaagcattaaaccacacactggtTGCACAATTAGCATTGCGTGATAAATGGTTGttgtttactcttctaccacgcgagatagaaataaaggaaatgctgacataaaaagacagaaagatagagaaagacatggaaagagagaggaagagatagaaacgGACCCTAAAACGGGATAGGAAAAACAGAGGGCAAGacaggaagagaaacaaagagagaaagatggaaagaacgaggaagcaataaatacagagagaaagaaagaaacataaggaggacatacaagaaacagagaggccaccaagctccgctcttccttcaggcttggcaccactagtgcgaagctgccacatTTCATTTATCGATATCAGGACCCGAGGGCACGCTTTCGATGTCAACACTTGTAGGAAAAACAGAGCAAGCGATGTGAGCAGCTTACCGATGAGAAGTGGCCTGAATAGTGCCAAGACGCCGCATATGCAGGTGGCGACACTGAGATTGACAGAGAGTCCCCGAAGTCCGAAGCTCCTGGTGAGGAAAATGGGGAGCAGGAAGATTCTCGAACCGTGACTGATGCCGATGCCCAGAGTCAAGAGGAGCAGGTACAGGTAGCTCTTGATGTAGCACATGAACTCGTAGCAGACGCCCTGGAGAACGTACGCTAGGGCCACTACGAACTCCAGGTAGACTGATCCTCTGTCGGCAATGAGACCTGTCACCACACGGGAGAGCATGTCCCCGATGCAGAAAGACGTCATGAAAAAAACCGAGTCCTTTGCACCAATGCCGCAGTCGTTTGAAAAGTCGATTATGGTTAGTAAGAACACACCGAGGCCGAACTGCACGAGAAACTGCGAGAGCGTCAGGTGCCAGAAGGAGATGGTGAGGAAGGTCTTTGCAATCTTCCAGAACTTGTGCCTCTTGTCGCCCTCGTCGTCATCGGCCTGCTTGAGCTGGAAATGGCCGCCACGCGTGGGCTCCAGGGGCTTGCAGAGCGTGTACCCGGTCGGGATGGTCACCAACGGGTCGGGCGTGCGTATGAGCAGCTGATGTGCCACCTGTCCCTGACTTTCGGCGACGGGCGCAATGCGCACGGGCATCATTTCAATCTGCGTCTGGCTGTCCGAGGTGGAGATGCCGCCGCCCTCGCTGAAGAAATAGCGCACCGAGCCCGACAGGTGGCGAGAGGCCTCCAGGTGTCCCTCTTCGTCGGACGAGTCGCTGTTGTCCTCGCTGAAGTGCGTGATCCAACTGGCCAGACCCTTGTTGGCCACGTTGGCGCGCGTGAATATGCTCTTGCGGCGTTTGGAATAGTCCACCGGGTTGACGATGAGCCAGCTCGGCGAGCGCACCAGCAGGCCGAACGCCATCGAGTTCAAGATGCTCGCGCCCAAGAGCAGGAAGCTCCAGTGCAGGTCGTAGTGGCTCATCCAGTACTCGTACAGCGGCGGGAATATGACGCAGTTAAGGCTAGAgatggccgacaccacgccagccgCCGTGCCGCGCCTCCTGATGAAGTGCTGGTTGATGCACACCTGCGTCATCAACACGGCTCCGCAGGTGGCTGCGCCTGCACGGTAAGGAATCAACTTGTATTCACTGTAGCCAGGACTCGGAAGAACTCGTTGCCGAACCTTGAAGAAAAATTTGGATGCCTAACCACCACCACAAGAAAGTCGAAACACAGGAAAAGATC harbors:
- the LOC119389299 gene encoding uncharacterized protein LOC119389299, translating into MSSCQADGRRSGRKRRKTGPDSRYSWVVALACGGVNVFMHASSKVVGLLFFGMLDQFTVSRETAAWPLVLNNTLLNVAAPAFGFLSKFFPIRNIILLSSAISSVSVALCFFVSDVFYISLLFGVIHGAATCGAVLMTQVCINQHFIRRRGTAAGVVSAISSLNCVIFPPLYEYWMSHYDLHWSFLLLGASILNSMAFGLLVRSPSWLIVNPVDYSKRRKSIFTRANVANKGLASWITHFSEDNSDSSDEEGHLEASRHLSGSVRYFFSEGGGISTSDSQTQIEMMPVRIAPVAESQGQVAHQLLIRTPDPLVTIPTGYTLCKPLEPTRGGHFQLKQADDDEGDKRHKFWKIAKTFLTISFWHLTLSQFLVQFGLGVFLLTIIDFSNDCGIGAKDSVFFMTSFCIGDMLSRVVTGLIADRGSVYLEFVVALAYVLQGVCYEFMCYIKSYLYLLLLTLGIGISHGSRIFLLPIFLTRSFGLRGLSVNLSVATCICGVLALFRPLLIGYFRDQQGTYKGLYHLICIVNMAVAVTWFIKMLLIRKKDRIQLQGI